In one window of Oryza sativa Japonica Group chromosome 9, ASM3414082v1 DNA:
- the LOC4347289 gene encoding probable carboxylesterase 2, which translates to MASRILLPILLFLLCSRGGSGAPAARRGMRVPPLGGDPVKFDFSPFLIEYKSGRVKRLMGTDVVAASADVLTGVSSRDVAIDPANDVRARLYLPSFRATAKVPVLLYFHGGAFVVESAFTPIYHAYLNTLAAKAGVLAVSVNYRLAPEHPLPAAYDDSWAALKWVLANAAPGTDQWVSQYGDLSRLFLAGDSAGGNIAHNLALRAGEEGLDGGARIKGVALLDPYFQGRSPMGADAMDPAYLQSAARTWSFICAGKYPIDHPYANPLALPASSWQRLGCSRVLVTVSEQDRLSPWQRAYYATLRSSGWPGQAELYETPGEGHVYFLTKLSTPQAQAEMATLVAFINRN; encoded by the coding sequence ATGGCCTCGCGGATCTTGCTCCccatcctcctcttcctcctctgctcgcgtggcggcagcggggcgccggcggcgaggcggggaaTGCGCGTGCCGCCGTTGGGTGGGGACCCGGTCAAGTTCGACTTCTCCCCGTTCTTGATCGAGTACAAGAGCGGCAGGGTGAAGCGGCTCATGGGCACCGacgtggtggcggcgtcggcggacgTGCTCACCGGCGTGTCGTCCAGGGACGTCGCCATTGATCCGGCCAACGATGTCCGCGCGCGGCTCTACCTCCCCAGCTTCCGCGCCACCGCCAAGGTCCCGGTTCTGCTTTACTTCCACGGCGGCGCGTTCGTCGTCGAGTCGGCGTTCACGCCCATCTACCACGCCTACCTCAACACGCTCGCGGCCAAGGCGGGCGTCCTGGCCGTGTCGGTGAACTACCGCCTCGCGCCGGAGCACCCGCTCCCGGCAGCGTACGACGACTCGTGGGCGGCGCTCAAGTGGGTGCTGGCGAACGCGGCGCCCGGGACGGACCAGTGGGTCTCCCAGTACGGCGACCTGTCCCGCCTCTTCCTCGCCGGTGACAGCGCCGGCGGAAACATCGCGCACAACCTCGCATtgcgcgccggcgaggagggcctCGACGGCGGGGCCAGGATCAAGGGCGTGGCGCTGCTCGACCCGTACTTCCAGGGTCGGAGTCCGATGGGCGCCGACGCCATGGACCCGGCCTACCTCCAGTCGGCGGCGCGCACCTGGAGCTTCATCTGCGCCGGCAAGTACCCGATCGACCACCCGTACGCGAACCCGCTCGCGCTCCCGGCGTCGTCGTGGCAGCGCCTCGGCTGCTCCCGCGTGCTGGTCACCGTGTCGGAGCAGGACCGCCTGAGCCCATGGCAGCGCGCCTACTACGCCACGCTCCGGAGCAGCGGCTGGCCGGGGCAGGCCGAGCTCTACGAGACCCCCGGCGAGGGCCACGTCTACTTCCTCACCAAGCTCAGCACGCCGCAGGCGCAAGCCGAGATGGCCACGCTCGTCGCCTTCATCAACCGCAActag
- the LOC4347291 gene encoding tuliposide A-converting enzyme 1, chloroplastic: protein MDPATTELRFDTPLLRIYNDGRVERLFGTETTPAGFDGATGVTSKDVVIDDATGVSARLYIPDLPASGPGHHRKKLPIVVYFHGGGMVLDSAASPTYHRYLNSLVSKAGALAVSVNYRLAPEHPLPAAYDDAWAALSWTASAADPWLSEHGDVGRVFLAGDSGGANVVHNVAIMAGAGQSSLPPGATVEGVIILHPMFSGKEPIDGENAETRELTEKLWPLICADAEAGLDDPRLNPMAEGAPSLQKLGCRKLLVCSAESDIVLARAAAYYQAVMASGWPGMAEWLESKGEEHVFFLNKPDCEESVALMDRVVAFLAGN from the coding sequence ATGGATCCAGCCACCACCGAGCTGCGGTTCGACACGCCGCTCCTCCGCATCTACAACGACGGCCGCGTGGAGCGCCTCTTCGGCACGGAAACCACACCGGCGGGCTTCGACGGCGCCACCGGGGTCACCTCCAAGGACGTCGTCATCGACGACGCCACCGGCGTCTCTGCCCGCCTCTACATCCCCGACCTCCCCGCCTCCGGCCCCGGTCATCACCGCAAGAAGCTACCCATCGTCGTCTacttccacggcggcggcatggtCCTCGACTCGGCCGCCTCCCCGACGTACCACAGGTACCTCAACTCCCTCGTCTCCAAggccggcgccctcgccgtGTCCGTCAACTACCGGCTTGCCCCGGAGCACCCGCTTCCGGCGGCGTACGACGACGCCTGGGCCGCACTCAGCTGGACCGCGTCAGCTGCCGACCCATGGCTGTCGGAGCACGGTGACGTCGGCCGTGTCTTCTTGGCCGGTGACAGCGGCGGCGCCAACGTCGTCCACAACGTAGCAATCATGGCCGGCGCCGGCCAATCTAGCCTACCCCCAGGAGCAACAGTGGAAGGTGTGATCATACTGCATCCCATGTTTTCCGGCAAGGAGCCGATCGACGGCGAGAACGCGGAGACGAGGGAGCTGACGGAGAAGCTCTGGCCCCTGATATGTGCAGACGCAGAGGCTGGGCTCGATGACCCGAGGCTGAACCCCATGGCAGAAGGAGCTCCGAGCTTGCAGAAGCTGGGATGCCGGAAGCTGCTCGTCTGCTCGGCCGAGAGCGACATTGTgctggcgagggcggcggcgtacTACCAGGCAGTGATGGCGAGCGGGTGGCCCGGCATGGCTGAGTGGCTGGAGTCCAAGGGAGAGGAGCACGTGTTCTTCCTCAACAAGCCGGATTGCGAGGAGTCTGTGGCGCTCATGGACAGGGTAGTCGCCTTCCTCGCGGGTAATTGA
- the LOC9270290 gene encoding probable carboxylesterase 7: MATPAPELSRWLLRVALLAAPLAALLLQLPIPISLKPRSTDTAAAAAMDAAASEIEFDMPGVLRMYKDGRVERFDGTQTVPPSPSGDPANGVVSKDVVLDPAAGISARLYLPPGVEPGKKLPVVLFFHGGAFLVHTAASPLYHRYAASLAAAVPAVVVSADYRLAPEQPVPAAYDDAFAALRAVVAACRPDGAEPWLAAHGDASRVVLAGDSAGANMAHNAAIRLRKEGIEGYGDKVSGVVLLHPYFWGKDPVGGESTDAGYRGSFHGTWEFVSAGKLGLDHPCVNPLASPEEWRQLGAGRVLVTTAEHCWFVERARAYAEGIKKCGWDGEVELHETDGEGHVFFLPKPDCDNAVKELAVVTDFVRRC, encoded by the coding sequence ATGGCAACACCCGCTCCAGAATTGTCGCGTTGGTTGCTGCGTGTGGCTCTGCTCGCCGCTCCGCTTGCTGCTCTGCTCTTGCAGCTCCCGATCCCAATCAGCCTCAAGCCCCGCAGCacggacaccgccgccgccgccgccatggacgccgccgcTTCCGAGATCGAGTTCGATATGCCCGGCGTCCTGCGCATGTACAAGGACGGCCGCGTCGAGCGCTTCGACGGCACGCAGACCGTCCCGCCGTCCCCATCCGGCGACCCCGCCAACGGCGTCGTCTCCAAGGACGTCGTCCTCGACCCGGCCGCCGGCATCTCCGCTCGTCTCTACCTCCCGCCTGGTGTGGAGCCGGGGAAGAAGCTCCCCGTCGTGCTCTTCTTCCACGGCGGCGCGTTCTTGGTCCACACCGCCGCGTCCCCGCTCTACCACAGGtacgccgcctccctcgccgcggcggTCCCTGCCGTCGTCGTCTCGGCGGACTACCGCCTCGCCCCGGAGCAGCCCGTCCCGGCCGCCTACGACGACGCGTTCGCCGCCCTCAGGGCGGTCGTCGCTGCGTGCCGCCCCGACGGCGCCGAGCCATGGCTCGCCGCGCACGGCGACGCGTCCCGCGTCGTGCTCGCGGGCGACAGCGCCGGCGCCAACATGGCGCACAACGCGGCGATCCGGCTGCGGAAGGAAGGGATCGAGGGCTACGGCGACAAGGTCAGCGGCGTGGTGCTCCTCCACCCCTACTTCTGGGGGAAGGACCCCGTGGGCGGCGAGTCCACCGACGCCGGCTACCGCGGCTCGTTCCACGGCACGTGGGAGTTCGTCAGCGCCGGCAAGCTCGGCCTCGACCACCCGTGCGTCAACCCGCTGGCGTCGCCGGAGGAGTGGAGGCAGCTCGGGGCCGGCCGCGTCCTGGTCACTACGGCGGAGCACTGCTGGTTCGTGGAGAGGGCGCGCGCGTACGCGGAGGGGATCAAGAAGTGCGGGTGGGACGGCGAGGTGGAGCTCCACGAGACCGATGGCGAGGGCCATGTCTTCTTCTTGCCCAAGCCCGACTGCGACAATGCCGTCAAGGAGCTCGCCGTCGTGACCGATTTCGTCCGGCGCTGTTGA
- the LOC4347295 gene encoding probable carboxylesterase 2, with the protein MVAKIKRQIGGLSLLAKLGLLLLALLLLLAAILLLVFLLPRHHRRPLPPGSPPVNASDPDNIVAFDFSPFLILYKSGRVHRMDGTDRVPAGVDEATGVTSKDVVIDRSTGVGARMYLPPAKGAGKKDLAGALPVLVFFHGGAFVIESAFTAKYHDYLNKVTAKARVVAVSVDYRLAPEHPVPTAYDDSWQALNWVAKNGRSGPEPWLRDRGNMSRLFLAGDSAGANIAHNMAMRAGKDGGQLEGGVAITGILLLDPYFWGKNPVGAETTDPARRRQYEATWSFICDGKYGIDDPLVDPLSMPAPEWRKLACSRVAVTVSDLDDFKERGKAYAAALRDSGWGGEVEEYETAGEVHVYFLDKPSSPKSAKELTFVAGYLSHE; encoded by the coding sequence ATGGTCGCCAAGATCAAGCGACAGATCGGCGGCCTCTCACTCCTCGCTAAGCTTGGTTTGCTTCTGctcgcgctgctgctgcttcttgctGCTATCTTGCTGTTGGTGTTCTTGCTCCCGCGTCACCATCGGAGGCCGTTGCCGCCGGGGTCGCCGCCGGTGAACGCCTCCGACCCCGACAACATCGTGGCGTTTGATTTCTCGCCGTTCCTTATACTGTACAAGAGTGGGCGCGTCCACCGGATGGATGGGACGGACCGCGTCCccgccggcgtcgacgaggcCACCGGGGTGACGTCCAAGGACGTCGTCATCGACCGGAGCACCGGCGTCGGCGCCCGGATGTACCTACCGCCGGCGAAAGGTGCGGGGAAGAAGGACCTTGCCGGCGCGCTGCCCGTTCTTGTGTTCTTCCACGGCGGCGCGTTCGTCATCGAGTCGGCGTTCACGGCCAAGTACCACGACTACCTGAACAAGGTCACGGCGAAGGCGCGCGTCGTGGCGGTGTCCGTGGACTACCGCCTCGCGCCGGAGCACCCGGTGCCGACGGCGTACGACGACTCGTGGCAGGCGCTGAACTGGGTGGCCAAGAACGGCAGGTCCGGGCCGGAGCCGTGGCTGCGGGACCGCGGGAACATGTCCCGCCTGTtcctcgccggcgacagcgCCGGCGCCAACATCGCGCACAACATGGCGATGCGCGCCGGGAAGGACGGGGGGCAGCTTGAGGGCGGCGTGGCCATCAccggcatcctcctcctcgaccccTACTTCTGGGGCAAGAACCCCGTGGGCGCGGAGACCACGGacccggcgaggcggcgccagTACGAGGCGACGTGGTCGTTCATCTGCGACGGCAAGTACGGCATCGACGACCCGCTGGTGGACCCGCTGTCCATGCCGGCGCCGGAGTGGCGGAAGCTGGCGTGCTCGCGCGTGGCCGTGACGGTGTCCGACCTCGACGACTTCAAGGAGCGCGGGAAGGCGTACGCGGCGGCGCTCCGCGACAGCGGGtggggcggcgaggtggaggagtaCGAGACCGCCGGCGAGGTGCACGTCTACTTCCTCGACAAGCCCTCGAGCCCCAAGTCCGCCAAGGAGCTGACCTTCGTCGCCGGCTACCTGAGCCacgagtag
- the LOC4347296 gene encoding tuliposide A-converting enzyme 1, chloroplastic produces the protein MAGSGDIDGEVVFEVEHCIRIFKGGRVERYFGSDSVPASTDAATGVASKDRAISPDVSVRLYLPPVAGVSGEGEGKKLPLLIYFHGGGFCLHTAFNFVFHAYLTSLAARTRAIVVSVEYRLAPEHPLPAAYEDSWQAVLWAASHAPGAGEETWLTDHADFSRVYLAGESAGANIAHNMAMRAGAEGLPHGGRVNGVVLVHPYFLGRGKVPSEDWDPAMAENVVKMWSVVCPATTGVDDPWINPLADGAPGLEGLACGRVLVCLAEKDVIRDRGRAYCEGLKASGWAGEVEVVEVAGHGHCFHLMDFNGDEAVRQDDAIAEFVNR, from the coding sequence ATGGCTGGCTCCGGCGACATCGACGGCGAGGTCGTCTTCGAGGTCGAACACTGCATACGCATCTTCAAGGGCGGCCGCGTCGAGCGCTACTTCGGTTCCGACTCCGTCCCGGCCTCCACAGATGCCGCCACCGGCGTCGCCTCCAAAGACCGCGCCATCTCCCCCGACGTCTCCGTCCGCCTCTACCTCCCGCCCGTCGCCGGCGTGAGCGGGGAAGGTGAGGGAAAGAAGCTCCCGCTCCTCATCTACTTCCATGGCGGCGGCTTCTGCCTCCACACGGCCTTCAACTTCGTCTTCCACGCCTACCTCACCTCCCTCGCCGCGCGCACCCGAGCCATCGTCGTCTCCGTCGAGTACCGCCTCGCGCCCGAGCACCCCCTCCCCGCCGCGTACGAGGACTCGTGGCAGGCTGTCCTCTGGGCGGCCTCCCAcgcccccggcgccggcgaggagaccTGGCTCACCGACCACGCCGACTTCTCCCGCGTGTACCTCGCCGGGGAGAGCGCCGGCGCGAACATCGCGCACAACATGGCCATGCGAGCCGGCGCCGAGGGGCTCCCCCACGGCGGCAGGGTCAACGGCGTCGTCCTAGTCCACCCCTACTTCCTCGGCCGCGGCAAGGTCCCCTCAGAGGACTGGGacccggcgatggcggagaaCGTGGTGAAGATGTGGAGCGTCGTGTgcccggcgaccaccggcgtcGACGATCCGTGGATCAACCCGCTCGCCGACGGCGCGCCGGGGTTGGAAGGGCTGGCCTGCGGCCGCGTGCTCGTGTGCCTCGCGGAGAAGGATGTGATCCGCGACCGCGGCCGCGCGTACTGCGAGGGGCTTAAGGCGAgcgggtgggcgggggaggtggaggtCGTCGAGGTGGCCGGCCATGGCCACTGCTTCCACCTGATGGACTtcaacggcgacgaggccgtCAGGCAGGACGACGCCATTGCTGAGTTCGTAAATCGGTAG
- the LOC4347297 gene encoding 2-hydroxyisoflavanone dehydratase produces the protein MSDAGAGGDSDEVIHDAPNFIRVYKSGRVERFLRIDFAPPSTDAATGVSSKDVVVVPGDGVSARIYLPSTPASGYGRRLPVLVFFHGGGFCLGSAFDAATHGHANRLAARAGVIVVSVEYRLAPERPVPALYDDAWAALQWVASHAAGEGQEPWLTAHADFGRVHVGGESAGANIAHHAAMRAGAEELGHGVKVNSLVLIHPYFLGGDGDGYSESDEMGMALLRELIRLWPVVCPGTSGCDDPWINPMADGAPSLAVLGCRRALICIGGKDAMRDRGRLYCEKLRECGWRGEVEIWEADGQGHGFHLLWPTCTQAEAQLRVIAEFLSHG, from the coding sequence ATGTCCGACGCTGGGGCTGGAGGCGACAGCGACGAGGTCATCCACGACGCCCCCAACTTCATCCGCGTGTACAAGAGCGGCCGCGTCGAGCGCTTCCTGCGGATCGACttcgcgccgccgtccacggACGCCGCCACCGGGGTCTCCTCGaaggacgtcgtcgtcgtcccggggGACGGCGTGTCGGCGCGGATCTACCTCCCGTCGACCCCCGCCAGCGGCTACGGGCGCAGGctccccgtcctcgtcttcttcCATGGAGGCGGCTTCTGCCTCGGCTCGGCGTTCGACGCCGCGACGCACGGTCACGCCAACCGGCTCGCCGCGCGGGCTGGCGTCATCGTCGTTTCGGTGGAGTACCGCCTCGCGCCGGAGCGCCCGGTCCCCGCGCTCTACGACGACGCGTGGGCGGCGCTCCAGTGGGTGGCCTCGCACGCCGCGGGTGAGGGGCAGGAGCCCTGGCTGACCGCCCACGCCGACTTCGGGCGCGTCCACGTCGGCGGCGAGAGCGCGGGCGCCAACATCGCGCACCACGCCGCAATGCGGGCCGGTGCCGAGGAGCTGGGCCACGGCGTGAAGGTGAACTCGCTCGTCCTGATCCATCCCTACTTcctgggcggcgacggcgatggctaCTCCGAGTCAGACGAGATGGGCATGGCGTTGCTGCGCGAGCTGATCCGGCTGTGGCCGGTGGTCTGCCCAGGGACGAGCGGGTGCGACGACCCGTGGATCAACCCGATGGCGGATGGCGCACCCAGTCTGGCCGTGCTGGGATGCCGTCGTGCTCTGATTTGCATTGGAGGGAAGGATGCAATGAGGGATAGAGGAAGGCTGTATTGTGAGAAATTGAGGGAATGTGGGTGGCGAGGGGAGGTGGAGATCTGGGAGGCAGATGGGCAGGGCCATGGCTTCCATCTCTTGTGGCCGACATGTACTCAGGCGGAGGCACAATTACGGGTCATCGCCGAGTTCCTGAGCCATGGATGA
- the LOC4347298 gene encoding patatin-like protein 2 isoform X2: MQASHPSCSQITTLRNTIVSCVTYPQEIRNMESEKHIICRHPPTYGNLITVLSIDGGGIRGIIPAVVLTFLESELQKLDGEEARIADYFDVIAGTSTGGLVTAMLAAPNKKRRPLFAAKDIKAFYMNHAPKIFPQLRGPFGRMMRIFRSMSGPSYDGKHLHEVVREKLGSTRLHQTLTNVVIPTFDIKWLQPTIFSSYEVKKKNNNTMDALLSDICISTSAAPTYLPAHFFRTEDCHGNIKEFNLIDGGVAANNPALVAIGEVSKQIFKKNPDFFPVKPMDYGRFLVISLGTGSPKIEGKYNAQKAKSWGVLDWLLVGGSTPLVDIFTQASADMVDIHIAAVFKVLHSEQNYLRIQDDTLEGTLASVDVATRDNLEKLANVGEILLNKPVSRANLETGQMMPACDDSEITNGEALKRFARLLSDEKRIREARSPK; the protein is encoded by the exons ATGCAAGCCTCTCATCCATCATG CTCTCAAATCACCACCCTCAGAAATACTATTGTATCGTGTGTAACCTATCCTCAAGAGATTAGAAATATGGAGAGTGAAAAACATATCATTTGTAGACATCCACCAACTTATGGCAACCTCATAACAGTTCTCTCGATTGATGGTGGAGGGATTCGAGGAATCATTCCAGCTGTTGTTCTTACCTTTCTAGAATCAGAGTTGCAG AAACTTGATGGAGAGGAAGCCCGAATAGCCGACTATTTTGATGTCATTGCTGGGACTAGCACAGGGGGGTTAGTGACTGCGATGCTGGCTGCACCAAACAAGAAAAGAAGACCACTTTTTGCAGCCAAGGATATTAAAGCATTTTATATGAACCATGCTCCAAAAATTTTTCCACAGCTAAG GGGTCCATTCGGTAGGATGATGAGGATATTTCGATCAATGTCAGGACCTTCCTATGATGGCAAGCACCTTCATGAAGTTGTAAGAGAGAAATTAGGAAGCACCAGGCTGCATCAGACTTTAACAAATGTGGTCATACCAACTTTCGACATCAAGTGGTTACAACCAACCATTTTCTCTTCCTACGAG GttaagaagaagaacaacaacactATGGATGCTCTGCTATCAGATATTTGCATCAGCACGAGCGCTGCTCCGACTTACCTGCCTGCGCACTTCTTCAGGACTGAAGATTGTCATGGAAACATCAAGGAATTCAATCTTATTGATGGTGGAGTAGCTGCCAATAATCCG GCTTTAGTTGCCATTGGAGAAGTAAGCAAGCAGATATTCAAGAAAAATCCAGATTTCTTCCCAGTAAAACCAATGGACTACGGCCGTTTTTTGGTCATTTCACTTGGCACGGGCTCCCCAAAAATTGAAGGGAAATACAATGCACAAAAAGCTAAATCATGGGGAGTTCTGGATTGGTTGCTTGTTGGTGGGTCCACTCCCTTGGTAGATATTTTCACACAAGCAAGTGCTGATATGGTGGATATCCACATCGCTGCTGTTTTCAAAGTTTTACATTCTGAGCAGAACTATCTGAGGATTCAG GATGATACTCTCGAAGGGACACTCGCATCTGTTGATGTTGCTACTAGGGATAATCTGGAGAAACTTGCTAATGTTGGAGAAATACTGCTAAACAAACCTGTCTCACGGGCAAATTTGGAGACTGGCCAGATGATGCCTGCTTGTGATGACTCAGAAATTACCAACGGGGAAGCTCTCAAGAG ATTTGCGAGGTTGCTGTCTGACGAAAAGCGAATTCGTGAAGCAAGATCACCGAAATGA
- the LOC4347298 gene encoding patatin-like protein 2 isoform X1 produces MESEKHIICRHPPTYGNLITVLSIDGGGIRGIIPAVVLTFLESELQKLDGEEARIADYFDVIAGTSTGGLVTAMLAAPNKKRRPLFAAKDIKAFYMNHAPKIFPQLRGPFGRMMRIFRSMSGPSYDGKHLHEVVREKLGSTRLHQTLTNVVIPTFDIKWLQPTIFSSYEVKKKNNNTMDALLSDICISTSAAPTYLPAHFFRTEDCHGNIKEFNLIDGGVAANNPALVAIGEVSKQIFKKNPDFFPVKPMDYGRFLVISLGTGSPKIEGKYNAQKAKSWGVLDWLLVGGSTPLVDIFTQASADMVDIHIAAVFKVLHSEQNYLRIQDDTLEGTLASVDVATRDNLEKLANVGEILLNKPVSRANLETGQMMPACDDSEITNGEALKRFARLLSDEKRIREARSPK; encoded by the exons ATGGAGAGTGAAAAACATATCATTTGTAGACATCCACCAACTTATGGCAACCTCATAACAGTTCTCTCGATTGATGGTGGAGGGATTCGAGGAATCATTCCAGCTGTTGTTCTTACCTTTCTAGAATCAGAGTTGCAG AAACTTGATGGAGAGGAAGCCCGAATAGCCGACTATTTTGATGTCATTGCTGGGACTAGCACAGGGGGGTTAGTGACTGCGATGCTGGCTGCACCAAACAAGAAAAGAAGACCACTTTTTGCAGCCAAGGATATTAAAGCATTTTATATGAACCATGCTCCAAAAATTTTTCCACAGCTAAG GGGTCCATTCGGTAGGATGATGAGGATATTTCGATCAATGTCAGGACCTTCCTATGATGGCAAGCACCTTCATGAAGTTGTAAGAGAGAAATTAGGAAGCACCAGGCTGCATCAGACTTTAACAAATGTGGTCATACCAACTTTCGACATCAAGTGGTTACAACCAACCATTTTCTCTTCCTACGAG GttaagaagaagaacaacaacactATGGATGCTCTGCTATCAGATATTTGCATCAGCACGAGCGCTGCTCCGACTTACCTGCCTGCGCACTTCTTCAGGACTGAAGATTGTCATGGAAACATCAAGGAATTCAATCTTATTGATGGTGGAGTAGCTGCCAATAATCCG GCTTTAGTTGCCATTGGAGAAGTAAGCAAGCAGATATTCAAGAAAAATCCAGATTTCTTCCCAGTAAAACCAATGGACTACGGCCGTTTTTTGGTCATTTCACTTGGCACGGGCTCCCCAAAAATTGAAGGGAAATACAATGCACAAAAAGCTAAATCATGGGGAGTTCTGGATTGGTTGCTTGTTGGTGGGTCCACTCCCTTGGTAGATATTTTCACACAAGCAAGTGCTGATATGGTGGATATCCACATCGCTGCTGTTTTCAAAGTTTTACATTCTGAGCAGAACTATCTGAGGATTCAG GATGATACTCTCGAAGGGACACTCGCATCTGTTGATGTTGCTACTAGGGATAATCTGGAGAAACTTGCTAATGTTGGAGAAATACTGCTAAACAAACCTGTCTCACGGGCAAATTTGGAGACTGGCCAGATGATGCCTGCTTGTGATGACTCAGAAATTACCAACGGGGAAGCTCTCAAGAG ATTTGCGAGGTTGCTGTCTGACGAAAAGCGAATTCGTGAAGCAAGATCACCGAAATGA